Sequence from the Seonamhaeicola sp. ML3 genome:
ACTCGCCAGAAGTGCTGGGTTAGCAGTGGCTAATAAGCCTGGAGGAACATCTTTTAATCCGTTATTGATTTTTGGAGGTGTAGGTTTAGGAAAAACACATTTAGCCCATGCTATTGGTGTTGATATTAAAGACAAATATCCTGAAAAAACGGTTTTATATATTTCTGCGGAAAAATTTACGCAACAATACATAGAAGCCATAAAGAAGAATAACAGAAATGACTTTATTCATTTTTATCAGATAATTGATGTACTTATCATTGATGACGTTCAATTCCTATCTGGTAAATCTGGAACTCAAGATGTTTTCTTCCATATTTTCAACCATTTACATCAAAACGGAAAACAAGTTGTATTAACAAGTGATAAAGCACCTGTTGATATGCAAGATATAGAACAACGTTTATTATCCCGTTTTAAATGGGGGCTTTCTGCCGAATTGCAAACACCTGACTTTGAAACCAGAGTTTCAATTTTAAAGAATAAGCTTTATCGTGACGGTGTTGAAATGCCCGAAGAAATTATTGATTATGTTGCTAAAAACATCAAATCTAACGTTCGTGAGTTAGAAGGCGCCATTATTTCACTAATTGCTCAATCTTCTTTTAACAAAAAGGAAATCACCATTGACTTAGCACGAGTTATTGTTGAGAAATTTGTTAAAAACACCAAACGCGAAGTATCTATAGATTACATACAAAAAGTAGTGTCTGATTATTTCCAAATGGATATCGACACCCTTCAATCTAAGACCAGGAAACGCCACATCGTTCAGGCGCGTCAGCTAGCCATGTTCTTCGCCAAAAAGTTTACTAAAGCCTCATTAGCAAGCATAGGTTCACAAATTGGAAAACGAGATCATGCCACTGTACTGCATGCTTGCAAAACGGTTGACAACCTTTCTTCAACAGACAAGCAATTCAGAAAATACGTTGAAGATATTACCAAAAAACTTTCTGTTTAAAACTTAATTCAGATGACTAAAATACTAATGGTTTGTCTTGGCAATATTTGTCGTTCGCCATTAGCCGAGGGTATTCTTAAATCAAAACTTTCTAATAATTTCTTAGTCGATTCTGCAGGCACAGCCAATTATCATACTGGCAGCCAACCAGATCCTCGCTCTATAGCGGTTGCTAGAAAACATGGTTTAGAAATATCTCATTTAAAGGGAAGACAATTTACCGCAAATGATTTTGATACCTTCGATTACATTTATGCAATGGACCAATCCAACTATCTGAATGTAATTAGATTAGCTAGAAATGAAGACGACAGAAACAAAGTTGAAATGATTTTAAATCTAGTTCATCCTAATCAGGATTATGATGTCCCTGATCCTTATTACGGAGGAGACCAAGGTTTTGAAAATGTTTACCAAATGCTGGACGAAGCCTGTGATATTATTGCCGAAAGATTAAGCTAACCATGGATAACGAAAAAGGTAATCTATATTTAATTCCAACAACTTTAGGAGATAACGACCCTGTAGAAGTACTTCCAATATCAGTAAAAGAAACCATCGAAAAGTTAGACACTTTTATTGTTGAAAACGGAAAAACAGCCAGAAGGTTTATCAAAAAAATAGCGCCTAGCAAGCCGCAACCAAGTTTAAATCTTTTCATTTTAAACAAACACACAGAAACTACTGAGTTGCCCGGGTTTTTAGAACCCTGCCTAAACGGTAAAAACATTGGCCTATTATCTGAGGCGGGTTGCCCAGGTGTAGCCGATCCCGGAGCTGATGTTGTAAAAATTGCACACCAAAAGAATATAAAAGTTGTGCCGCTTGTCGGCCCCTCTTCTATTCTGCTTGCCCTTATGGGTTCTGGCATGAATGGGCAAAGCTTTGCATTTAACGGTTACCTTCCTATCGATAAAGGCGATAGAAAAAATGAATTACGACGATTGGAACGCTTGTCATTTGACCACAACCAATCTCAAATATTTATTGAAACACCATATCGAAACAACAAAATGTTAGAAGACATCACTTCGGTTTTGGGCGGAAATACTGATGTCTGTGTGGCTTGTGATATTACATTACCTTCAGAATTCATTAAAACGAAATCCGTGAGCCTATGGAAAAAAAATATGGTAGACCTACATAAAAGACCTACCATATTTATTATTCATAAAAGCTAATAATCTAGAAACTATATAGCTTTTGCTTTTTTGTTTGGTTTGATAAAAGAAGTATCATATCCAGAAAAACGTTTCATGTATGTGTAGACTGTTGTACCGAATCCGTCGGCAAAATTATCCAGTCCGTAACTTCTCAAATACTTTTTTACACTTCCAGGTCCAGCCAAATGCGCTGCTGCTAAAATCCCAGATTCCGTGACTAAAACACCATTAATTCGTTTACCAACAAAATTTCTGATGTCTCGTCTCAAAATCCACTTGTTTCTTTCAGCATTTGCAATAAAAGCCTTTTCCTGAAGTTTAGGATCATTTAAAAACTCTGTCGGATTGTTAATCCCGATAAGCTTTAAAGTTCCCGCACCAAATTGGTACTTACCCAAATACCCAAAGGTATTTACACAAGCATAATCCCCTCTTGATTCCTTAAAAGCCACCGCTTCTTTAAAACCAACAAAAGATTTACCTAAATAAGGAGTGAAAACTTCATTAGATGCTATAAGACCCCTGTCTCTAACATCGTCTGGATTTACAGTGTAGTTCAAATCCAGTCCCTTTGTAGAATACTTACTCAGGTCTACATTTTCATTTGATGAAAACGAAACATACAATAAAATACCTATTGTAAGCCCGAGGGTAAAATATCTTGCAATATTTCTTACCATAATTCTAAATTTTTCAGCATACTTTTTTCAAAAACCATGCCTTGAAATTTGAGCGTGCAAAATTATAAAAAAAATAAATAACTTCAAAACTATTCGACCAAATAATTATTTTAGTAGTAGAATAGATGAAATACACTTCTTTTTTTACCAAATTCCAATGTTGGAAATGGTACTTTTATCATATTGACAACGCTAAAAACGGTCCTTAAAAGGGAGGATTTGGTATTAATCTTATTCAAATTTACATCAAAACTAAGATAGAATTGGCGGTTGGAAGAAATACTTGTTAACAACTGATTGTCAACATCTTCAATATCACCCAAAACACCTTCTGCACCATAGCCAAAGGCTATATTAAGCCATTTAGGGACTTTACTGGTTTTAAAGAATGCGTGTATATTAAAACTTAGCCAGTATGTTTGTCCGTTATAATCCTTTAAAGCCTCCTCTAAAAAGCCTTTCCCCAACTTGTTTGGGTTTAATGCAGCATATTTAGTTTGACGAAAAGAGTATTTAAGGTTAATGCGCTGCTCATTCCAAAGTAATTCTTGACCGACATAGAGTCCTGTACCTGCGGCATTGGCTGTAATATCGCCCCAAGAAAAGCCCCACTCTTTAGAAAAACCATCCAACACTTCAATAGCAGTTAAAAAACCAAAACCTAAAGTGGCACCATATAATAATTGGTCTTTTTTACTAACACCGCTCCAATTCAACACATTTGCCCCAACTCTACCTAATTGATACGATGAAAAAACATGCCCCATTTTATCCATTTGTAACCAATCGCCATTATCGTTAATGGTATGAAACTTAGAGCGCTCAAAATC
This genomic interval carries:
- the dnaA gene encoding chromosomal replication initiator protein DnaA, which gives rise to MSRTAQSVWNNCLKFIQDNIQPQAYKTWFEPIIAVKLTENALSIQVPSKFFYEWLEEHYVKILKVALTKELGETAKLVYIIKMENTYGNKQPFTEKIPSSNRTAVKSQEVDIPLNNKSPELRNPFVIPGIRNVKVESQLNPNYSFDNFLEGDSNRLARSAGLAVANKPGGTSFNPLLIFGGVGLGKTHLAHAIGVDIKDKYPEKTVLYISAEKFTQQYIEAIKKNNRNDFIHFYQIIDVLIIDDVQFLSGKSGTQDVFFHIFNHLHQNGKQVVLTSDKAPVDMQDIEQRLLSRFKWGLSAELQTPDFETRVSILKNKLYRDGVEMPEEIIDYVAKNIKSNVRELEGAIISLIAQSSFNKKEITIDLARVIVEKFVKNTKREVSIDYIQKVVSDYFQMDIDTLQSKTRKRHIVQARQLAMFFAKKFTKASLASIGSQIGKRDHATVLHACKTVDNLSSTDKQFRKYVEDITKKLSV
- a CDS encoding low molecular weight protein-tyrosine-phosphatase translates to MTKILMVCLGNICRSPLAEGILKSKLSNNFLVDSAGTANYHTGSQPDPRSIAVARKHGLEISHLKGRQFTANDFDTFDYIYAMDQSNYLNVIRLARNEDDRNKVEMILNLVHPNQDYDVPDPYYGGDQGFENVYQMLDEACDIIAERLS
- a CDS encoding SAM-dependent methyltransferase, translating into MDNEKGNLYLIPTTLGDNDPVEVLPISVKETIEKLDTFIVENGKTARRFIKKIAPSKPQPSLNLFILNKHTETTELPGFLEPCLNGKNIGLLSEAGCPGVADPGADVVKIAHQKNIKVVPLVGPSSILLALMGSGMNGQSFAFNGYLPIDKGDRKNELRRLERLSFDHNQSQIFIETPYRNNKMLEDITSVLGGNTDVCVACDITLPSEFIKTKSVSLWKKNMVDLHKRPTIFIIHKS
- a CDS encoding peptidoglycan-binding protein LysM, which gives rise to MVRNIARYFTLGLTIGILLYVSFSSNENVDLSKYSTKGLDLNYTVNPDDVRDRGLIASNEVFTPYLGKSFVGFKEAVAFKESRGDYACVNTFGYLGKYQFGAGTLKLIGINNPTEFLNDPKLQEKAFIANAERNKWILRRDIRNFVGKRINGVLVTESGILAAAHLAGPGSVKKYLRSYGLDNFADGFGTTVYTYMKRFSGYDTSFIKPNKKAKAI
- a CDS encoding DUF2279 domain-containing protein → MDIDKAKYFLVLVLISVSSLAQSKFNRFLTPTDTLNIPRRNTVVISEAALASITLLGLNEVWYADFERSKFHTINDNGDWLQMDKMGHVFSSYQLGRVGANVLNWSGVSKKDQLLYGATLGFGFLTAIEVLDGFSKEWGFSWGDITANAAGTGLYVGQELLWNEQRINLKYSFRQTKYAALNPNKLGKGFLEEALKDYNGQTYWLSFNIHAFFKTSKVPKWLNIAFGYGAEGVLGDIEDVDNQLLTSISSNRQFYLSFDVNLNKINTKSSLLRTVFSVVNMIKVPFPTLEFGKKRSVFHLFYY